The genomic window CCCAAAACACCTTTCGACAATCCTTGCGGCAAGGTATAACTTCAGGCCTGACAGGCAACCCAAAATACCCGTGACTCACGTGCAACCGTTTAACACCCAATTTACGCTATCCCGCGAATACCTTGCCGAGTGTTTCGACCAGTCTTTACCCCACGGTAAAGGCGCCAAACCCAACTACTTGTTCCCGCTATTACTGTTTGCTGCCGGTGCAGGCCTACTGTCGTTCACCGAGCAGCTCAAGGTCGCCAGTTACATGTTGATCGCTTTAGCGATTCTGGAACTGCTCCATATTCGATTCCGGCGCGCCTGGTGGTTGACACGGCAGATGTGGGGCAAGGGTGCCGGCGGCGAAGTGAACTT from Microbulbifer aggregans includes these protein-coding regions:
- a CDS encoding YcxB family protein; translated protein: MQPFNTQFTLSREYLAECFDQSLPHGKGAKPNYLFPLLLFAAGAGLLSFTEQLKVASYMLIALAILELLHIRFRRAWWLTRQMWGKGAGGEVNLTVNDDGIQTQNAHTQTALLWSDIERVIETDLGLILVAKSGGRQYLSKSLFPAGLVPEIITKANGEA